The following coding sequences lie in one Alloacidobacterium dinghuense genomic window:
- a CDS encoding efflux RND transporter periplasmic adaptor subunit: MRTTRAFPLYGSSLLDLKQRKWTTQLVKSPDWGSVAIGLFLLATLVGCAKEEPKAKPSPPDVTVADVVQQDVPVYGEWVAQLNGPVNAEITPKVQGYLLQQNYQNGFFVKKGQLLFTLDPRQYEAEVDQAKAQVGTAEANLAKANNDVARDTPLAAQKAIAQRDLDTDLTTQQAMQSQLQAAKASQANAELNLTWTKVYSPIDGIAGVSNSQIGDLVGTSTKMVTVSQVNPIWAYFNPSESLFLKFAPEVTAFITGRLPRGSRPQMPVELIQANDIPYSAKGRIIYVNRQVGTGTGTIQMAAEFPNPQAVLRPGGYGRVRIKVADNGNALLVPQPAVIEVQSDYMIVVLSPENKAMFRPVKVGERVGPNWVITEGLKPGEKVVVEGIERLSLAVAAMPQLAKEGIPVNPKPYVPVAAIGGGN, encoded by the coding sequence ATGCGGACTACGCGTGCGTTTCCCTTGTATGGATCGTCGCTGCTCGATTTGAAACAACGCAAGTGGACGACCCAATTGGTAAAGAGCCCAGACTGGGGCTCGGTGGCTATCGGATTATTTTTACTTGCGACGCTTGTTGGTTGCGCCAAAGAAGAACCGAAGGCTAAGCCGAGTCCGCCTGATGTCACGGTAGCAGATGTCGTGCAACAGGATGTTCCTGTTTACGGGGAGTGGGTGGCTCAACTGAACGGTCCGGTGAATGCCGAGATCACTCCAAAGGTGCAGGGCTACCTGCTGCAGCAGAATTATCAGAATGGCTTCTTCGTTAAGAAAGGCCAGCTTTTATTTACTCTCGATCCGCGCCAGTACGAGGCTGAGGTAGACCAGGCCAAAGCGCAGGTAGGTACCGCCGAGGCCAATTTGGCCAAGGCTAACAACGACGTCGCGCGCGATACCCCGCTGGCGGCCCAAAAGGCAATCGCACAGAGAGACCTCGACACCGACTTAACCACCCAGCAGGCCATGCAGTCACAGCTGCAGGCCGCAAAGGCCAGTCAGGCGAACGCGGAGCTGAATCTTACCTGGACGAAAGTCTATTCACCAATCGACGGCATTGCTGGCGTTTCAAATTCGCAGATAGGCGATCTGGTGGGAACCAGCACGAAGATGGTGACTGTGTCACAGGTAAATCCCATCTGGGCTTACTTCAACCCGAGCGAGAGCCTTTTTCTCAAGTTTGCGCCAGAGGTTACGGCATTTATTACGGGGAGGCTCCCTAGGGGGAGTCGACCCCAGATGCCTGTCGAGCTGATCCAGGCGAATGATATCCCGTATTCCGCGAAGGGCAGAATCATTTATGTGAATCGGCAGGTTGGTACAGGAACCGGCACGATCCAAATGGCCGCTGAATTTCCTAATCCGCAGGCTGTGCTCCGTCCAGGTGGATACGGCCGCGTGCGAATCAAAGTGGCTGACAATGGCAACGCATTACTTGTGCCACAACCAGCTGTCATTGAAGTGCAATCGGATTACATGATTGTTGTGCTCAGTCCTGAAAACAAGGCAATGTTTCGGCCTGTAAAGGTGGGCGAACGAGTTGGGCCGAATTGGGTCATCACTGAGGGGCTGAAGCCGGGCGAGAAGGTTGTGGTCGAGGGCATTGAGAGGCTATCGTTGGCCGTCGCGGCAATGCCTCAGCTGGCAAAAGAGGGAATTCCCGTCAATCCGAAGCCATACGTGCCAGTTGCAGCCATTGGCGGAGGCAACTGA